One window of the Pieris brassicae chromosome 2, ilPieBrab1.1, whole genome shotgun sequence genome contains the following:
- the LOC123720696 gene encoding glycerate kinase, protein MAKYTFDNLIKIYKTSYTAVLPEILIKKYLKYDPITQQLNVFDNNFNLKDKSVYVIGTGKAVKSMAMEVESMFNSKIRDGYISIPKGSSNKLMFKSNLKYIEGAKDNLPDEDAENTSKKVKSLLSNMCINDFVIVLISGGGSALLPLPKAPITLEEKTTLIKKLANCGADIKELNVVRKATSDLKGGQLALEAQPAKIVTLILSDIVGDPLDLIASGPTAENKDSPTSAINIIKKYHLFEDLPSSILSALEDKAYNKAFPHNNVHNYIIGSNKFSIDAAVTQAKELHYLPVALSYTITGNVKDLAKQYCKLLKQFCDYLNGNIDFKTLKSEVSKLDLPVILDNINILNTVDFKGDICLILGGETTVEVTGSGKGGRNQQLPLELSLLLHENKDCLSDHDIYFLSAGTDGIDGPTDAAGAIGYTNLVTDARKENLSVQTYLTNNDSYNFYKKFRKGELHIITGHTNTNVMDIHLILISKQ, encoded by the coding sequence atggcaaAATATACATTcgataatttgataaaaatatataaaactagctATACAGCAGTTTTACCagaaattcttataaaaaaatatttaaagtatgaCCCAATTACACaacaattaaatgtttttgacaataattttaatttaaaggacAAAAGCGTTTATGTAATCGGTACTGGAAAAGCTGTGAAAAGTATGGCAATGGAGGTAGAAAGCAtgtttaattctaaaattagAGATGGCTATATAAGTATACCTAAAGGCAGTTCAAACAAGTTAATGTTTAAAAGTAACCTAAAATACATAGAGGGAGCTAAAGACAACTTGCCTGATGAGGATGCTGAAAACACTAGcaaaaaagtaaaatcttTACTTTCCAACATGTGTATAAATGACTTTGTTATAGTCCTGATTTCAGGTGGTGGATCAGCTTTGTTGCCATTGCCAAAAGCCCCTATTACTTTAGAAGAGAAAAccacattaattaaaaaattggcAAACTGTGGTGCAgatattaaagaattaaatgtGGTGAGAAAAGCAACATCTGATTTAAAAGGTGGACAATTGGCTTTAGAAGCACAACCAGCTAAAattgttacattaattttgtCTGATATTGTTGGTGACCCCTTAGATCTCATAGCCAGTGGGCCCACTGCAGAAAATAAGGATTCTCCAACATCtgcaattaatattatcaagAAATATCACTTATTTGAAGACCTTCCTTCATCTATCTTAAGTGCATTAGAAGATAAAGCTTATAATAAGGCATTTCCACATAataatgtacataattatataataggctcaaataaatttagtatagATGCTGCAGTTACTCAAGCAAAggaattacattatttaccaGTAGCTTTATCATATACAATTACAGGGAATGTTAAAGATCTAGCTAAGCAATATTGCAAACTACTTAAGCAATTTTGTGATTATCTTAATGGaaacattgattttaaaacactTAAGTCGGAAGTTAGCAAGCTCGACTTGCCAGTTATACTAGATaacataaatatcttaaatacagTCGACTTCAAAGGAGATATTTGTCTTATTCTTGGCGGAGAGACAACTGTAGAAGTAACAGGAAGTGGGAAAGGAGGAAGAAATCAACAATTACCGTTAGAATTATCATTATTGTTACACGAAAATAAGGATTGTTTGTCTGAccatgatatatattttttaagtgctGGTACTGATGGTATAGATGGCCCTACAGATGCAGCTGGGGCAATTGGTTATACCAATTTAGTAACTGATGCaagaaaagaaaatctctCTGTGCAAACATATTTGACTAACAATgattcatacaatttttataaaaagttcaGGAAGGGTGAACTACACATTATTACTGGCCATACAAATACTAATGTTATGGACATTCATCTTATACTGATTAGTAAACAgtag
- the LOC123720533 gene encoding DNA replication licensing factor Mcm6, which yields MDVADTYATQSQVKDEVGVRCQKLFQDFLEDFKEDNELKYEKQAKELLKPELSTLEVSFDDVEKYNQNLATTIIEEYYRIYPFLNQAIFNYVLSLAETGIKKELQHKECYVSFVDVPTRHRVRELTTTKIGTLIRISGQIVRTHPVHPELVMGTFVCLDCQTVIKNVEQQFKYTIPTICRNPVCANRRRFMLDADKSVFVDFQKIRIQETQAELPRGCIPRSLEVILRAEAVESVQAGDRYDFTGTLIVVPDVGSLSMPGAKAELTTRTKLANEGQMEGIKGLQALGVRELHYKTAFLACSVQATARRFGTADLAADDLTTEDMRKQMTDKEWDKVYEMSRDRNLYNNLIASLFPSIHGNSEVKRGVLLMLFGGVAKTTIEGTTLRGDINVCIVGDPSTAKSQLLKQVSEIAPRAVYTSGKASSAAGLTAAVVKDEESFDFVIEAGALMLADNGVCCIDEFDKMDPGDQVAIHEAMEQQTISIAKAGVRATLNARTSILAAANPIGGRYDRAKSLQQNVALSAPIMSRFDLFFILIDETSEMVDYAIARRIVDLHCNKEETYDCVYSREDLLRYIAFARSFKPMITEEAGKILVEYYTVLRSRDGGAGSWRITVRQLESMIRLAEALAKMHCSGQVGPHHVHEAYRLLNKSIIRVEQPDIHLDEEDPQYEPSMDVDNDTPATTVSETVNGDSAPKKKLTLSFEEYKSLSNMIVVFMRKEEGEAENRGEESAGVHKSAVVSWYLEQLVGRGQIETEDELVDKKALVEKVIDRLMYHDQVIIPLSTTGLKATQRSEQEVEDDPLLVVHPNYVVDT from the exons ATGGATGTAGCCGATACATATGCAACACAGAGTCAAGTTAAAGACGAAGTTGGAGTTCGTTGCCAAAAATTGTTTCAAGATTTTTTGGAGGA ttttaaagaagacaatgaattaaaatatgaaaaacaaGCTAAAGAGCTTCTTAAACCTGAACTAAGCACATTAGAAGTAAGCTTTGATGATGTTGAAAAGTATAACCAGAATCTTGCCACAACAATTATCGAGGAGTATTACAGAATTTATCCCTTTTTAAATCaggctatttttaattatgttttaagtcTAGCAGAAACTGGTATTAAGAAGGAATTGCAACATAAAGAATGCTATGTGTCATTTGTTGATGTTCCAACACGGCATCGGGTTAGAGAGTTGACTACAACTAAAATAGGAACTCTGATAAGAATATCAGGGCAAATTGTGAGAACTCACCCTGTTCATCCTGAATTGGTTATGGGTACATTTGTATGCTTGGATTGTCAAACTGtcattaaaaatgttgaaCAACAATTTAAG TATACAATACCAACAATATGTCGTAATCCAGTGTGTGCAAATCGTCGACGTTTCATGTTGGATGCAGATAAATCAGTATTTGTAGACTTTCAAAAAATTAGAATACAAGAAACACAAGCAGAGTTACCTCGAGGATGTATTCCTCGTTCACTTGAAGTTATTCTCAGAGCAGAAGCTGTAGAATCTGTACag GCTGGTGACAGATATGATTTTACGGGCACACTTATTGTGGTTCCCGATGTGGGTTCTTTGTCAATGCCTGGTGCTAAAGCTGAACTGACTACCCGGACCAAGTTGGCAAATGAAGGGCAGATGGAGGGTATTAAAGGATTGCAGGCATTGGGAGTTCGTGAATTGCATTACAA GACTGCATTTCTTGCATGCAGTGTACAAGCTACTGCTCGCAGGTTTGGAACTGCTGATTTAGCTGCTGATGATCTGACCACTGAAGATATGAGGAAACAGATGACAGATAAGGAGTGGGATAAG GTGTATGAGATGTCAAGAGATCGTAATCTATACAACAATTTGATTGCAAGTCTATTCCCGAGTATTCACGGCAATAGTGAAGTGAAGCGGGGTGTCTTACTGATGCTGTTTGGTGGTGTTGCTAAGACCACAATAGAAG gaACTACCCTCCGAGGCGATATAAACGTGTGCATAGTAGGCGATCCAAGTACTGCCAAGTCTCAGTTATTAAAGCAAGTGAGCGAGATCGCACCTAGGGCTGTCTATACAAGTGGAAAGGCTTCATCGGCTGCTGGGCTTACTGCTGCTGTCGTTAAG GATGAAGAATCATTTGACTTCGTGATCGAAGCCGGGGCACTGATGTTAGCGGATAATGGCGTGTGTTGCATTGACGAGTTCGATAAGATGGACCCTGGAGACCAGGTCGCCATCCACGAAGCCATGGAACAGCAGACCATCTCTATTGCTAAG GCAGGTGTACGGGCAACCCTAAACGCCCGTACGTCAATTTTGGCGGCTGCCAACCCTATTGGAGGACGGTACGACCGCGCCAAGAGCTTGCAACAAAATGTCGCACTCAGCGCTCCTATTATGTCCCGATTTGACCTCTTCTTCATACTTATTGATGAGACCAGCGAAATG GTAGACTACGCGATAGCAAGGCGTATTGTCGATCTTCATTGTAACAAAGAAGAAACGTATGATTGTGTCTACTCCAGAGAAGATTTACTGCGATACATAGCTTTCGCGAGATCCTTCAAACCTATGATTACCGAG GAAGCTGGAAAAATCCTCGTCGAGTACTACACAGTACTCCGATCGCGTGACGGCGGGGCTGGTTCCTGGCGAATCACAGTTCGGCAGCTGGAGTCAATGATTCGTTTAGCAGAGGCTCTGGCTAAGATGCACTGTAGCGGACAAGTTGGCCCTCATCACGTACACGAGGCTTATAG ATTGCTAAACAAGTCCATAATACGTGTGGAGCAGCCTGACATACATTTAGACGAAGAGGACCCGCAGTATGAGCCCAGTATGGACGTGGACAACGATACTCCTGCCACAACAG TGAGTGAGACGGTGAACGGCGACTCGGCGCCAAAGAAAAAACTAACTCTGTCATTCGAGGAATACAAGTCACTGAGTAACATGATCGTTGTTTTCATGCGTAAGGAGGAAGGCGAAGCTGAAAATAGAG GCGAAGAAAGCGCTGGCGTACACAAGAGCGCAGTGGTGAGCTGGTATTTGGAGCAGTTAGTGGGGCGAGGGCAGATCGAGACTGAAGACGAACTCGTAGATAAGAAGGCACTGGTCGAAAAGGTCATTGACCGGCTTATGTACCAT GACCAAGTGATAATCCCTCTGTCGACCACTGGCCTGAAAGCGACTCAAAGATCTGAACAGGAGGTCGAAGATGATCCGTTATTAGTTGTACACCCTAACTACGTTGTTGATAcctga